In Vigna angularis cultivar LongXiaoDou No.4 chromosome 8, ASM1680809v1, whole genome shotgun sequence, the DNA window aagtgtcaattgaatccaaacatagaaaaaatttgtgtcaatgtagtcatctccgttaaatacacactaacggtgttaagtggctgaCATCCACGTCACCATCAGCGTCCCCAACAACCAGCTCCTCGCAATCGGTTCCTCCAACGCCACCGCCTCCTCCTGGATCCGCAAAAACGTCGCCGCATTCCGCCCCGCCACCCTCCGCCGTCTCAGTCGGCGACGAGGTCCTCACCACACTCCCCTCCGCCGCGCCGCTCCTCCTCCCCGCACTCCTCTCCCTCCACGCCAATCTCCGCCGTCTCCCTGGTCCACACGCCCAATCCAACGCAGCCTGCAAAACTTTCAAATCAACACCATCCCCAGCAACACAGTATGTCTGATTAGCATTATCATCCACAACCTTTGATCAAGAATAACagattttttatctttctttcaaATTCATAGATGGAAAGTATTGATACTCCTCAACCCAAAATCTTAAAACCCATTGTTTGTGATATTATTTTCATACTCAAGTTTCTATTTTCTAATCATTATACAACTCAAATCGGATTcctaaacattttatttttgtttactttgaGAATATTTGACCTCTTCTTCACGTGCCTTTGTCGGTCTCTTCACGCAATATCATCCAAATCAACCGAAAGTCGTCAACTTGATGGGATGATATTATTGACAATTAACTCCATTGACAATTTTTAGATCCATGTTCCAGAAACCATGTTTAATGGCCACTTGGTGGTCCCAATCAATTAATGTTCACGTATTTCATGAGAGAAGGAAAGTTGCAACCTGCAATGAACATCTAAGTAATCGCAATAACACTCAGTTTGAGTTCTTGATTCATTTCATTTCGATGCTATGGCGCGTTATGACGTTTTTCTGTGCTTTAGAGGGAAGGACACGCGCCACACCCTCACAGGTAACCTCTATGCTGCTTTGCAACAGGCTAGATTCAGAACTTTCATGGATGATGACGAGTTGAAGGGTGCCGACCAAATTGCATATACGATCGTTGTTCTCTCCGAACACTTTGCGTTTTCCAGTTGGTGCCTTGATGAACTTGCTAACATCCTAGACTGCATGAACACAAAGAACCAAGCCGTTTTTCCAATCTTTTACGAAGTCGATCCGTTCTATGTAAGGCACCTGAAAGGTAGTTTTGGCGAGGCCATGGTTGCCCATGAAGCTAGATTCGGAAAGGACTCTGAGAAAGTAGAAAAATGGAGGTCAGCTTTGGCTCAAGTGGCCAACTTGTCGGGATGGTGttttggaagaggaagatgGTGTTTTGGAGAGGAGTGCGGGGAGGAGGAGCGGCGCGGCGGAGGGGAGTGTGGTGAGGACCTCGTCGCCGACTGAGACGGCGGAGGGTGGCGGGGCGGAATGCGGCGACGTTTTTGCGGATCCAGGAGGAGGCGGTGGCGTTGGAGGAACCGATTGCGAGGAGCTGGTTGTTGGGGACGCTGATGGTGACGTGGATGtcagccacttaacaccgttagtgtgtatttaacggagatgactatattgacacaaattttttctatgtttggattcaattgacacttttacaccacgtgaggacgacaatgaaacttttttaaaaatgaggatgaatttgacacaattcaaccaaactggggacaaaggaagcaattaaaccttattatttcaaacttttatatattttgattcacaaaatttaaaaattaatagatataatttttataagctTGCatgtcaatttaaaaattatttaataaattaaaaaaattatgtcattaatttaaaataacggtattaatttattttaaaatttgaaatcaaaatatattaaaatttgaaatatatacgaattttaattttaaatcaaaattttagaaattaaaaacatatttaatgttttttaaagatatacgatataaaattttgtatttcacTTGTGatattcttaataaaatttcttaattctagtaaaattttctaaatatattgaagaagaagagataatcatatttcaaatatttaaagtatCGTGTCTCTTGCAAAAGTTAACATTTCTTTTaataagaaaggaaaaacagtctaaaattattgatgaaattttCATTGGTACATAATACTATTCATTGATTATTGGATATTAATTTAGAAGTAgttgaaattttcaaataacATCGTTATGGAATctagaaatattattttctttaaaaatatccATTAAAGCAAAATTTGACTAAAACTGATAGTGATATTtgtagttttgttttatcttctaGTGTTAATGCTAATGTGAAAACGTTGAACTTGAATCTAGGATGACTAGAAGACGGAGAGAAGTGTTAAAGATTTAtgtcttttatttcttcttacTTGCAGTGAGACTTTGAGATCTTTtaatatgcttttttttttcataaagaagcttaatactaaaaataataatttctttttaactaATCCTTCTTATGGTTGTATGGTTGTAAATGCAGTAAGTGgctttttatattataagacAAATCTTGTTAATGTTAATTGTGAACGAGTAAAAATGTTTTCTGGTTGTCATCTTTATAGACTTTTTTTTGTTGTCACCTCTGTCGACTTTTCTCGTTTCAAACCGTGACAAATAAAGCTCTTAAACTTATGGTCACGGAGTCAACTCCATAGTCTCAAATGTTCTTACCAGGATCTTAAACATGAATTTACACACAAATGACAATATCTTAGTATGGCTTTGGAAGCTTTTGTTTGTTGGAATGAAACTTCTTACTGCTTAAAGGGAAGAGATCCACCTTGGATCTCCTCAATATGCGAAgataaaaatctcattttctacCATAAATCATTGTTTGCAATCAACGGAATCTTGAATGTGAATTTGCATATATGTGGTAAGATCTTAGTGGTAACTTGAAAGTTTTTATTGGTCGAAATAAAATTTCTTACTACTTAGAAGAAAAAGATTCACTTACAAAAGACTTTTcaacacttaataaaatttagaatatgagtatgaatatataatattacgttagtattcttaaaaaatgttagttatatttataaaatgtttgaatctatgtttttattgaaataatatttatcttaagaatataataataataatataattaataataacataatgataataatatctataatattaataaaccTTAGTTGAGCTCATTAGAATAAAGAAGCTTAATAAGTTAATAAATCATACTATTAATATGTCTTAATAAATCatactaatataattattgGATCGGATAAAGAGTTATTATCCATTATGTATAAGGATCTCTCATCATTCTTAAAATTACTATTTCCACTGTGTGATTTCATACTCTGTCACAACTTTGTAAGCATTTCCTTTGTTTTCGTGGAAAGGAAAAGCATATTCAGTATTCATAATTTTGGTAGTGTTGTTCTTTTTGGTTACTGCTATTGAACGTGTGCAACCTGACAGGACTACCAGAATACTTTGATTGTCAGGATACCATACAACCAAAGAAGAAGTTGTTAATTCATAAGACGTGTTTGAATGTAAGTGATTTCAACAACGACGCTAACCAAACAGCGATATTCAACTTCATTGGAAGAACtagcaacaaaaaaaaaatatttctaaaatttatactaaaataaatcattataatTGAGATAGAAcaccaaatttaaatattaaagacTCAATAAAAACTTTAATGAAAAAAGACGCAAAGAAGGAACAACCTAAATACGATTAACAAAACTCAACTATccgaaaatttataatttatacaacttttatttttttaaaattaaaaataaaaaataaatttattttcctcACAAATtgtaattcttttatattttctcttctttttaatttaatacataatatTTCCACAGAACTCGaggatataattaaataattcaaagaaaaaactatttttgCAGTTgcacaactttttattttttgttcctattattttataaatatgtaattttaatcTCTATGtaatattaattacaaatttgatatttcaatttttttaaactaataaattttaatgtaatgCAATATATAATCACTTACAAGAATTTATACAAGTAGGTAAGTGATAACAATAGTAATTACTTACTCatttaaataagatattaataatgtatttagagttaattttaatacatattattcttatatatatatatatatatttgttgctAATAGTTAATAATATGCTAATGGTAGAccaaaatgaattaattataaacaattgaaagattaaatatgtaatgaaaactttataaaaaaaataaagttacaaTATGATTGGAATTATAGTATAAAAACTGAATTTAAGCCTTAGTTTAATTTTCTCAATAATTAGTAAAGTTGTCAAGCACGTCTCTGTCACATCAAGTGACTGCGCACTAACAGACACAACTCAGCCACCGACAGCATCATCTCTTTTTACAATCTACCATTTATAATtgtctaattatataaaaattataataaatgatttgaataattatttttattttctaaaatctggagaaaaatattttattctttaaacttaaaaaattattataattaatcaatttttaaaaatataatcttaattaatttaatactaAATCTAAACTGAAATAACTTGTGTGTTCTTTTGGAAACACAGTAATTTAAAGGAGATGGAGTGATACATTTAAATAGACCTAAGAgtaaaatttgtgttttttttaaagatttagaGGTGATGATAGAATAAATTTGTTTCAGTGTAAAACTTATGAAAGATTtgatttatgtaaaatattagatgaaatttttaataaattaaaaattttattaaaattaagattattaaattattttttatgttaaaagtaatataaaattatacgTAGATGAGTTAgaattattataaatgtttttacGAAAAAAGTAttgattgaaataaataaataatacaatatatttagtattaaaaaatttaatattttaatttttaatattaaaatttaaaataattaaatatttgttataacataattaataaaatcaattcaaaatataacatAACATGGGACGATAACTTATATAAgaagatataatataatttatggtTAATCAAAGTCAagttcttttattatataagtttgCAACTTATAACAATGTGTACAGAAGCTTAGATGGATTCACTACTCACTTTCCATCACCAAACAAAAGGCACACAATACCTCATTCGACCTACGTCCATGAACTATGATGTAAATCCAAATGGGCTGCTATGATAAAAGGATATGTATGTTTTGGAGTGTCGGGCTGCTATGTTGCCTGTTAGGTTGTTATGTTGCCTGCCAAGCTTCTATTCTATTAGGTTCGTATGATGTTGAGCTACTATGATGTCTATCGGGCTAACATGCTACCGAACTACTATGATGTTTGTCGAGCTACCCGTGCTATAGATTCTTGTCACAAACCATGAACATGAATCATGCACAGCACACTTATCACTCATGTTAGAACTCACTTGGGTTCCAATAGTGTGTGACACCAAGCTATTTCTAAAACTTCAAGAAAATACCACAACAGAACTCCTCACTACTACTAAACGACTAATATACACTAATATACCAACGAACTATTTAATAGCACATTAAAAAGACTCATTTGTGCATGGTCAAGTGTATGGGTGTATGGTCATTTCTCAAGTCAAGAAACTCTCTTGTTTTCTTCCGAAATATCACAGGtgcatataaaaaataacagtgATGGTgcatgtaaaaaataataatgttggtAGACACGTGAAAATAAAGCAACaaagatatttatataaaaaaatgctaaattTATTCTCAAATCTTTTCGTGATAATAAGATGgtaaattcatatttttctcaCAAATCATCACATTCCATTACTTTCTCATCTTAAAAAAAACacgaaaaaattcttcaaatacTCGTTTTCTTAACTGTATGTCTTGCAAAAGAATTCAGCTTACAAACCACATCTTCTTTAACTTTATGATTGTGGTGACAACGACAATCAATAAAtggtaaatttaattatttattatgttccTGATTTGACGAGCcgcattattattattattattattattatgtagtAAATATGTGAACTTTGGATTGTAGCTCTTTACATAATAATAACTATGTGAATGTGGGGTAGCAGAGGCTATCATAACGAAGACTTTGGTGATATCAATTCTTGTAGAAAAGATTTGATGCTGCAATGGTGCTTTTTACTAGTGGCACCATCGCAGACATAAATGAGTCATGgtacatatattataattatgaaatgGGCAAAAAAGTTTAGTTTGGCTATTTATGTGTTGTGGGGTTGAAATGGTTTATATTTCACAATAATTGTAACTCCTTGTGCCCATGTTAATGCATCTTTAACAAATTCTTAAGGATTTAGCTTTGAGTTGAATCATTCTTGCTTCATGTTTTGGAAATTGTTAAAAGTGGAAGCTTAATTTTCTGCGTTTCATTGTCAAAGTCTTATATAAACCACACTAAAGTTACTGAACAAGGTCGGTGTGGTGTTGTATTCTTCTGCAATACAATATACATTGGCTTATTATCTAGGATAACTATAATTTAGAAAGAAAGCAAAGGTGGCACGTGGTTGAAATGTACACACGTGTATGAGAGAGACAGAACATAATGGCTGCTGCATACATTAGTTCATCCCTTCCCTAGATGCTCTGTCTTGGTATGTATGGTTTCATCTTCCTACTCTTGTGTCTGcggatattatattattttgtttctcactgttattttctttgtttattttcttctatataAACCTCACACACCACTCTATCTTTTCACACagttctctttctcttttttctctgttttctgttcttaaagtttcagtttttttttttgggtgaaTTAAGTTGCCATCATCACCATGGCCATGAAAAGTGCTGCTTCCTCTGCCATTCGCTCTCTGCTTTCATCGTCCTCTTCCACCTTCTCCAGAAACCTTCATGTAACTGAACTTCCaaatttcttcatcttctttctcccATCTTTActacactctttatttttttgaaaaaaaaaatcaactttcTCCAAAACAAGTCTTTCCCATACACATGACAGTTGGATCGGAATCTCACCATCAATTTTAATCACTGACCCAATTTTACTTTTGCATAAAGTAAAAATGCACAGtgaaaatactaaattattcATTCAGACGATGAGcatgattaatttttcttaggCAAGATCATGAATGATATTCAGTGTTTGAACTTTGGTTTATGCATGATTGtgaatgtatatttttttcttatggtTGAGAATAGGCTCCTGCTGAGAGGAAGAAGATTGTGGGGGTGTTCTACAAAGGGGGTGAGTATGCTAAGTTGAATCCCAATTTTGTGGGATGTGTTGAAGGAGCATTGGGTATTCGTGAGTGGCTTGAATCACTGGGTCATCAGTATATTGTCACTGATGATAAAGAAGGATCCAATTCTGGTTAGTATATCTTCAAAACTTAATTTAACTTCATCTAATATTGTTTATCTTGAAACTTCATTTGATTTACCTACCTAATGCTTCATACTTATGACTATTTCTTACTTGATGCAGAACTTGATAAACACCTACATGATGCACATATCATCATATCTACTCCATTTCATCCTGCATATGTCACTGCTGAGAGAATAAAGAAAGCCAAGAATCTAGAGCTGCTTTTGACTGCTGGAATTGGTTCCGATCACGTTGATCTCAaggctgctgctgctgctggtTTAACTGTGGCAGAGGTAACTGGAAGCAACGTGGTGTCGGTTGCCGAGGATGAACTGCTGAGAATCCTTGTTCTTGTGAGGAATTTCTTGCCAGGGTATCATCAAGCTGTTAATGGGGAATGGAATGTTGCTGGCATTGCACACAGAGCGTATGATCTTGAAGGCAAGACAATAGGAACTGTTGGTGCTGGACGAATTGGGAAGCTTTTGCTGCAGAGGTTGAAACCTTTTAACTGTAATCTTTTGTACTATGATAGACTCAGGATGAATCCTGAATTGGAGAAAGAGATTGGAGCAAAGTTTGAGGAGGAGCTTGATGCTATGCTTCCAAAGTGTGATGTAATTGTTATCAACATGCCTCTCACTGAGCAGACAAGGTATACTTTTACTATCTCA includes these proteins:
- the LOC108344688 gene encoding formate dehydrogenase 1, mitochondrial; its protein translation is MAMKSAASSAIRSLLSSSSSTFSRNLHAPAERKKIVGVFYKGGEYAKLNPNFVGCVEGALGIREWLESLGHQYIVTDDKEGSNSELDKHLHDAHIIISTPFHPAYVTAERIKKAKNLELLLTAGIGSDHVDLKAAAAAGLTVAEVTGSNVVSVAEDELLRILVLVRNFLPGYHQAVNGEWNVAGIAHRAYDLEGKTIGTVGAGRIGKLLLQRLKPFNCNLLYYDRLRMNPELEKEIGAKFEEELDAMLPKCDVIVINMPLTEQTRGLFDKNRIAKCKKGVVIVNNARGAIMDTQAIADACTSGHVAGYGGDVWPVQPAPKDHPWRFMPNHAMTPHISGTTIDAQLRYAAGVKDMLDRHFRGEDFPEQNYIVKEGQLASQYR
- the LOC108330157 gene encoding TMV resistance protein N-like, whose translation is MARYDVFLCFRGKDTRHTLTGNLYAALQQARFRTFMDDDELKGADQIAYTIVVLSEHFAFSSWCLDELANILDCMNTKNQAVFPIFYEVDPFYVRHLKGSFGEAMVAHEARFGKDSEKVEKWRSALAQVANLSGWCFGRGRWCFGEECGEEERRGGGECGEDLVAD